The genome window GACATCTGTCACataagttattttaaaatctgGGACACGAAATGGTACTTTTGATTAagttttgttgttaattttGCTCGACGAATGTTGCCCTGCTATATAATCAGAACTAACTgtgccttttgtgttttgtgccaCAATCCAGGCCTCATGGAGCTTGGGACTCGACGCCTGCTGTGCACCAGGGAGCTCGACCCATGCCTGGTTCCCAGCCAACAACCATAAAGGGTGGGAACCtttaccccacacacacacacacacccccacacacccTTAAATTGCCCCTGTGGTGATATTGTCCTCTCCCGTCTGTGGCCCACAACATGATTGGCAAGCTGAAACAGAACTTGCTGGTGGCCTGTCTGGTCATCAGCTCGGTCACGGTCTTCTACCTGGGCCGCCATGCCATGGAGTGCCACCATCGTATTGAGGAGCGCAGCCAGCCAGGTGGGATCCTGCCTCTGTCAGCATTGGGAGGAAGCATGCGGACCACCTTACGGACAGGCCAGAATCTCAGCACGCCTTTCGTTTACAACAAAGACATGCCGCTTATCTtcattggtggagtgccccgcAGTGGGACCACGCTAATGCGAGCAATGCTGGATGCCCACCCCGAGGTGCGCTGTGGCGAAGAAACCCGCGTCATCCCACGCATCCTGGCCATGAAGCAGATGTGGAGCCGCTCAGGCCGGGAGAAGATGCGCCTGGACGAGGCCGGTGTGACAGATGAGGTGCTGGACGCCGCCATGCAGGCCTTCCTCCTGGAAATCATTGTCAAACATGGAGAGCCCGCCAACTTTCTCTGCAACAAGGACCCTTTTGCGCTGAAGTCGCTTTCCTACCTGGCCAAGATCTTTCCCCGTGCCAAGTTTGTACTCATGATTCGTGATGGCCGGGCTTCAGTCCACTCCATGATCTCACGGAAGGTGACCATCGCTGGCTTCGACCTGAGCAGCTACCGTGACTGCCTGACCAAGTGGAATCGGGCCATAGAGACCATGTACACTCAGTGCCTGGAGGCATCAGACAAATGCCTACCTGTGCACTACGAACAGTTGGTCCTTCATCCTGAGAAATGGATGAGGACACTACTGAAATTCCTTGACATTCCTTGGAATGATGCTGTTCTTCACCATGAGGAGCTCATTGGGAAAGCTGGAGGAGTGTCCCTCTCCAAGTAAGTAATGCTGGCAGCTCTTAcaacatttcctttttcctttccctAGCCCAAACCCCAAGCCCTGACATCTTGCTCTGCACTCATACTTTGAAAGGTATAAGTTACAGCAAGGGTGCCAATAGACCTTCACCATGTCTTGTGTTTTGATGATACTTTGAATCTCATAGGGACAAATAGGTTGTAGAAAATAGATAATGAATCATCAGTGGCCCTGTTTAATTAGATGGAATCTGTAGACTGACTTGGTCGAGTTTAGTTGAACTTTTACGTTTCATTGCTAGCACTGTAATTGTAGAAATTGCAGCCACAGAGTAAAACATCACTCTGGCTATTGTCACTGTGTCTTTGATTCCTCTTGTTTGTAGTTCTGGGAAAGACTTGTCCATGTTGTTACATCCAGACAGAACACTTTAATTTCAGAGTAATTACAACATAGGTCTTTGCGATGCCTTTCAAGAATAGATCTTCTTTTTAAGCAGTTCCCTCAAACTGAAATAGCTCCATTgtcttcttgttgttttttgtttgttgtattagCGTTGAGTGCACTATCTTGTAAAATGTGGGTCAATGGCCTCTTGTCTGTACCACTGTATGTTTAATCTAAACTTAGGGGCCATTTAGATACTTCCAGCACTCTAGTGGTTACGACCAGTGAAGACACACTGAATCACCATCCATCACTGTGTAATGCTGTGACTCATTTtcagccctttttttttttttttggtaagaGGTTCCTTAACATTTTGGACACAACCCGCTTGGAATGCAGTTTCAGGAAGCTGTCTGCAATCTCTGCGATAAATGTATCCATGTTGATGCTGATAATGAGCAGCAATTTCTACAGAGGCTTCATTTTTACTAGATGCTTCCTCTACAACTGCAGATTAATTAAATAGCTCTTTGCTGACGTAATGAtggttaaataaatatttgctgTTATAAATTGTTATTTGTGCCAGCCTCACAAGCTCCACATGGTAAGCTGGGCTGCCATATATCACATTCCCAGTGCAGTAGAAATGAGCTGGGGCATGCCCATGTCTACTTAGCTTTTGACTACTTCGCCTGGAGGGGAGAGAAAGTATGGATTGGCTATTAACCTGTAGAAAAATCACATGTAGGTAGCAGTGTGTCAAGTCGTAGGTATCACTTTCTATTTAATCTTCAGTTCCTGTAGGCCTTAAAAATATGCATGCACCTCTGGCCTTGACATATATCCTTCCAGTGTTTTCATAAAGCCTCTAGACTTTCCATCCTTACATTTCATTTGGAAATTAAACATCCTACTGCTGAGCACAGCAAGGAACCTACTCATTAGTGACTTAAAACACATCTGcactactgtactgtaagtaGGTTTTCCTAATGGCCCTGCCTGGTGTCAGagttgttttggtttcagtGATTTGGGAGGTTGGCCTCTGGAAGTCGTTGAGGAAAAATACCCCACCACCCTCTTCCTGCCACGTAGCATCAGAACACACTCCATATCCTCTGGAGACATTTGGGccacattttgttattgtcTGCATTTCTAATTGGCTAcatatttaatttctctttccttctgttttcCTTCTTGCGTTCCAtgacttttttctgtttgactgtgagaagaaataatttaaagaaCAAAGGGATGATAATATAGAGCAGGGGTTAACAATTAAGTTTGGTTGTGGGacagttttttttcagcagtgttCAATGGGGGGCCAGTGTTTTACAGGTGCGGTGTAaaactatataataataataatttattgaaGAATAACATTgatttataaaactgttttaagGATTGTATCTGAGGGCAGATGTAATTTTTCTCATTAGTAAGTGAGGACTAACAGAGTTACAGCAGCTTATGTTAGTActaatgccaaacattctctggtttcagcttctccaatgtgagtaTTTACtggttttctctgtttaatatcatttaaactgaatatcttgggGTTTTGGAcgttggttagacaaaacaatatATTAGATTACAACAACAAGAACTCTGGGAAAAGGAAAGTGATGGGCAATTTTTACtatttcctgaaatgttttgGACCAATTGATTTATCGAggaaataatctgcagattcaattagtgccaattcataacagatgttatgtcattgcacttttcctatagagcaggtctagaccgtactctttataatattatttacagagacccaacaagtcccaccatgagcaaacacttggcgacagtggagaggagagacacgagaaagcacaaaactacgggagagagaacaTGTCgaattagtaacatgcattaatgggataaaaatacatacagagaggaggagagaggagctcagtgcatcatgggcagtctaggcctatagcagcataactaagggatggttcaggactcacccaagccagccctaactataagcttcatcaaagaggaaagtcttaagcctactcttaaatatggagatggtgtctgcctcccgaacccaaactggaacctgattccacaggagaggagcttgataactgaaggctctgactcccattctgcttttggagactctaggaaccacaagtaaccctgcattctgggagcgcagtgttctaatggggaaATAAGGTATTATAAGCTTTGATGgtacctgaccattaagagctttgtaggtgaggagaaggattttaaattcaattctggattttacagggagccagtgcagtgaagctaatattggagaaatatgatctgttttcctagttcttgtcagtacacatgccacagcattctggatcaactggagagttttaagggacttattcgggcaacCTGATattaaggaattgcaataatctagcctagaagtaacaaatgcatggactcgtttttcagtttttggcaggatgtgcctgatttttgcaatgttacgtaggtgaaggaaggcagtccttgaagtttgtttcatatgTAAGTTAAAAGATACCTCccaggttccttacagtggtgctggaggccagggcaatgccctctagagtaactatatctttagataatgtgtctcggaggtctttggggccaagtacaataacttcagttttgtcagaatttaacatcagaaaattgcaggtcatccaggtttttatgtccttaaggcatgcttgaagtttagctaactgattagtttcatctggcttgatcgatagatataatttggtatcatccgcataacaatgaaagtttatgcgtgtcctaataatattgcctagaggaagcatatataaggtgaaaaGAAtaggtccaagcacagaaccttgtggaactcactttggtgtgcacggaggactcaccattaacatgtacaaattaggattgatctgatagataggatttaaaccagcttagtgcggttcctttaatgccaattaaatgttccagtctctgtaataggatgtgatggtcaatagtgtcgaatgcagcactaagatttaacaagacaagtacagagacaagtccattgtgaTGCAATTAataggtcatttgtaattttcaccagtgctgtctctgtgctatgatgcactctaaatcctgactgaaaatcctcaaataaactattcttatttagaaagtcacacaactgattggcgactgctctctcaaggatcttagagagaaagggaaggttagatataggtctatagttggctaaaacccctggatccaGAGTGGGCTCTTTAAGAAGAGGTTtgattacagctactttaaaaggactgtggtacatagcctgttaataaaaacagattgatcatatccagtaaagaagtgctaactaagggtaaaacttctttaagcaacCTAGTTataatggggtctaagagacaggttgatggcttagttgaagaaatcgttgaagttagttgaagaaggtcgataggagcaaagcagtctaaatatatatcaggttttacagctgtttctaaggtgaAGGCAGGATGATTTtgtctctaatagttaaaattttatcaataaagaagctcatgaagtcgttactactgagggctatatgAATATATGGGTCAATAGacctgtgactctctgtcagcctggctacagtgctgaaaagaaacctggggttgtttttattttcctctattaatgatgagtagtaggctgctctggcattacagagggctttcctatatgttttgaGACTATCTCtaactaaacgagattcttctaGGTTGTTTGAACTAGAagaagtttttgtgatgtttgctttaatttgtgggtttgggggttataccatggagttaaccttctttgttttttagaggggcaatagaatggagtgtcgttcgcagtgagcctgcagcactatcaacaagatggtcaatttgggaggggctgaaattagaacaggagtcctctgttatattgagacatagcactgAATtcaatgcagatgggatcgcttccttacaTTTAGCTACAGCATTATCaaatagacatctagagtaggagtttttgcccaATGGCGTGCAGTCCaataataggagttcaaaagttattaaataatggtccgattaatgaaggattctgtggaaagactattaaatgttcaattgaatttaataatgagataaacgcagtactaatgCTGTCATTTTCAACGTCTACATGAATatatcacctacaataattactttatctgactaagaacaaggctttcgaatgagttatttagtttaggtttagggttgactaataggcttgagtcgaagatggctgcgaCTCCACCTcgtcggccggtgcctcgaggaatgtgagtattaatcatgaatgaaaataatcgttagttacagccctaaaAGCAAGTACTGCCCTACGCCGTGTCTACACGGGAGGCGTTTCAGCCACGTTTTTCAATTGTCCGTCGCACGCGCGTCTGATGGAACAGATATGCTCCTACTCTAATCAATCCAGCAGTCTACACAGGCCTCGTAATGGCTCACGTTTTACTCGCAatatacacatttaaacatgacctaaagtgtatttttataattcaagtctattttcttccatttaatGTTTGTACATCTAACTACAGCGATTGTGTGTTGTGCTCTGAGCGCTGCCAAAACACGTGTGACCTACATTCAATACtgtcctgtgtagacacagtgTAGACAAAGACGGAGCAGCCCATTTCAGAAGGAGCCACAATAGCATTGGTttgcatgctttttttttacatgtgacGTTAGTAGgtaatatttatttgaatttacatgacccttgtatttacatttttatcttcaGTAGATTTgtgaaaaaacatgtaaaagttACTATAAAGGGAGACACTTCAACTTTCATCAGGGGgccaaatatttttgttgaagGTCGGGATTTGATCCATGGGACACAATTTGCCAACCACTGATGTAGAGGAAGAGCAGTATGCCCAAGTTTAGCTAACTGCATTTTCACAAAGGCATCAAGCAAACATTCAACTGATATTAGATCAAGTACGAAATTTGACAAAAGCTAACATCAATACATGGCTACAACGATAAATAATTAATCCTTATagagaaatgttatttttttcaagccCTTCTCTAATGACGTCAAAGCATTGGGATTCCTGACACATGAGCTTTTGAACCTACCGGTTGTGGTTGAAAGATGGCCCTTAAGCCCACACTACATAAAGAAGATCGAGTCATAAACCTGTTCATAATACCAATATCCAGACAATAAAGCACATTGAGTCATTTGATCATTTAGACTGTTACCTTTTATGGTTGTAGATGAGGTCATGGGAAAAGAAGGGGGCCAAAGAATGAGTTAGACAAGGCAAATGTAGCCATATCCATTGCCACCACAAATCTAGTTAAACCCTGGAATTGAAGAGATGTATATCCAACTGAGCGTGCCTTGCTCCTTTCATTTTATGATTTCTTCCCTTTTCATCACTGTATTTGAGATCAGTTTAGTCTTGCAGTCTGGTTCTCTCTTGTCACAGCCCAACTCACACTAAATGTTTAAACAGTCAGACTACAGAAACATTCTGCTCCATGTTTAACAACTTGTGTTCACATGGACGACTTTTGAGTGAAGCTTAGAGAAACCTGCAGCTACAACTTGAGTTCAGTCTTTGTTTGGTGATTACTAGTCATTTGTTGTTGGTGGTAACAGATATCTTATTTTTGTATAACTAATCACATTAAAGAGCTTTTGTGAACACAGTTCACACTCATCGGTTTACCAACCAGTAGACACAGTATCATGAGTCATCCTTCTTTGTTTGATAAGAGGTACATGTAAATGATTAGTATTGACTGGCCCATTGTGCTAAAGGTTTAAACAATAGGTCTTCTGTACAAAAGTTAGCAAGTCTGTAGAGTGGCACATTGaattttcccattttttttttttaaaactgcagtTCTTAATTGAGGTTGTGTCAGCACTATGACCCTGCTTAAGACCTTCACCAtatctttaaaatataaagcaaTTTCTATAGATTAAAAGcctttttcatttatattaacattataagAGATGTCCTGAGCAGATTCTGTATTGTTTTAATGGATCAGTATTGGCTAAAATGAAGCtgatcctttttatttttttttatttttttttttacagtactcTATTGTGTTTTATCCATCTCAGTCTACTAATGTTGCAGCGTGTTCTCCTTTATGAGCCGGCTCTACAGTGCGAGTATTTCACTCGTACATCCGAGtgaaaattagtgtgtgtgaatgtgaatataTTTGTGCGCACCGTGCGAGTGACATCAAGGTTAGCAAAATACACAGATTCACTAAGCTCCGACTCTCAGTATTATTGGCAAAGAACAtagtacaaaacattcaggtagcagcttctcatttttagccggTGCTGACCATTCTTTTCGCTGGTTAAAATGCTGCCGCAAGGTCGTATCAGCTatcttcaacaaagtattgagcaaaggctgtgaacacttaatgtacatgtgattttattcgttttttttttattttgaataaatttgcaaagttttcaaacaaacttctttcttGTTGTCATCAtcgggtattgtttgtagaattttgaggaaaataatgaatttaatccattttggaataaggctgtaacataacaaaatgtggaaaaagtgaagcgctgtgaatactttctggatgcactgtataCACCAACCATGAAGCAAAATAAACATTGTGAATCTATACATCTTTTGTAACTAAAAGATAAATCCTGTAAACCAAGCTGAAAAACTCAAAAGCTAATCTTAAAATACTGTCAGGCGTTACTACAACACTCGACTGCTACAACTCAATGGCAAGGACCCTTGAGTGTCTCGGAAAGGCCACAATGTCATTGTCTCTCATAACACTTCATCATCAGTTGTGTCCACACATGGGAAGATAATCTTCACCGCTCATGTTTGAATAAAACAGGGATTGTGTGTTTAAACCTTTTTCTCATCACAACTATAGAATGCTACACTGGttgaaatagaaaaacaaatgtgaggCCAAAATGTACTAAATGTTCGCACAGAGTGGAGAGTGATAAGAGCTCTTTGGGATCCAGATGTAGATCGGTGGTCATTTAGCGCACACGTCACCCCTCCACAAATTGATTCCCATCAAATATTAATGAACCTTAACCAGTGCCCTCTGAGCTGAGCTGAAGATAGGCATGGAGACACTGCTTTCTCCTGCATGTCTACATCAAACAGTCCACTGTTAACAGGTTAGAACAAAGTCCAAGATACAACAGGGATTTCCAGGCTAAACAGAATCACAATCGGATTGACCTCACATGGTTTCTCCATACTACTGAATTTCAGTTTGGTGCCATTGATTTCTTCAAAATAATACAGCAGCAAATTTAACTGATTTGTATTCCTGCTTTTTTACTGGTGTGAAATCTGCAAATGTAGTGTTTTGTTGGAGTGGAACTTGTAGACACTCGCATAATTTTAAAGCCACAGCTCCATACTACAAGCCTGATAGTCAGACTGAGTTGTCAATTCGCTTTCAACTCATTATCTATCCTGACATCGTGTTCTAGTGACTGACATATCAGTGTCACTTCAACGTTTTTCTGTAAATCGACTTACAACAATCGGTACAGCTGTGTCAGTCACATCAATGCATCATGCCATTTTTGTGGCAATTTGTTGCTATATTTTTTTGTTCGGGCACAGGAAGACGACCTCCCCATTcttgattttaatttaatagcTGTGATTCTCCAACCAATGAAgagaattgtgaaaaatgcccatcacagggCTCCAGCCTAATTTGTTCCACTAGTAGCTCTACTGCTCCCTACTGAAAATTTTAGGAGCACCAGCACAAAATTTAGGATCACCACTTAAATTGACTTGCAGTGCAACtcattgatattttatttatcttaactGTATTACTGATGAATGCTTTGGCAATAAATATAACCCGGAAATACACCACCACCGACACAACCCACGGCAGACTATATGTAGCCTAAACAAgattactgaacaatatttGTAACAATAACTTAGTAAAATAGATGTAAAATATAACAAGGGGAAGGCTAGAAAGAGTATATATTGGCACAATGGCACTGGCATTCTGGCTCTGGCTAAATCTACA of Siniperca chuatsi isolate FFG_IHB_CAS linkage group LG7, ASM2008510v1, whole genome shotgun sequence contains these proteins:
- the tpst1 gene encoding protein-tyrosine sulfotransferase 1 isoform X2, with product MIGKLKQNLLVACLVISSVTVFYLGRHAMECHHRIEERSQPGGILPLSALGGSMRTTLRTGQNLSTPFVYNKDMPLIFIGGVPRSGTTLMRAMLDAHPEVRCGEETRVIPRILAMKQMWSRSGREKMRLDEAGVTDEVLDAAMQAFLLEIIVKHGEPANFLCNKDPFALKSLSYLAKIFPRAKFVLMIRDGRASVHSMISRKVTIAGFDLSSYRDCLTKWNRAIETMYTQCLEASDKCLPVHYEQLVLHPEKWMRTLLKFLDIPWNDAVLHHEELIGKAGGVSLSKVERSTDQVIKPVNVEALSKWVGKIPADVVRDMAVIAPMLSRLGYDPHANPPNYGRPDPKVLDNTRRIQKSAERPNTS
- the tpst1 gene encoding protein-tyrosine sulfotransferase 1 isoform X1, yielding MIGKLKQNLLVACLVISSVTVFYLGRHAMECHHRIEERSQPGGILPLSALGGSMRTTLRTGQNLSTPFVYNKDMPLIFIGGVPRSGTTLMRAMLDAHPEVRCGEETRVIPRILAMKQMWSRSGREKMRLDEAGVTDEVLDAAMQAFLLEIIVKHGEPANFLCNKDPFALKSLSYLAKIFPRAKFVLMIRDGRASVHSMISRKVTIAGFDLSSYRDCLTKWNRAIETMYTQCLEASDKCLPVHYEQLVLHPEKWMRTLLKFLDIPWNDAVLHHEELIGKAGGVSLSKVERSTDQVIKPVNVEALSKWVGKIPADVVRDMAVIAPMLSRLGYDPHANPPNYGRPDPKVLDNTRRVFKGEFQLPDFLKEQSQIQKSAERPNTS